CGGAGCAGGGTGACGGAGCAGCGCACCGCTCCCAGGACCTGCCACCACAGGCAGGCATCGTCTTCAGGGTAGGGACGGCGCAGGGGTAGAGGGTGGGCCTGGAGCTCCTCGGAGTGATAGAGGGGATCGGGCGGCGGAGGCGCCGGGAACTCGCCCTCGCTCAGGCCCAGGACGAAGAGGTGGTCCACGACCACCGCCCTGCCGGCCTCCAGAGGCCCGAAGCGCACCCCGTCCGTGCCTCCCGTCTGCCAAGCCGTGGCTCGGAGGCGCTCGACCAGGGCACGGCGGAACTCAGACCACTCCACCTCGTCCTCGTGCGTGCCCAGGAGGGTGGCCTCGTCGAGTAAGTCGCGGAGAGCCCGCAGCAGCTGCCCCAATGCCTCCTGCTCGCAGTCTCGGCCATCGGGTGGGCAAGCGATGAGCGGGACCACACCCGGTCCTCCTGCCGGCTCCGGCTCCTCGCTCTCCCCATCGGGCCTCAGGCCCAGGACTCTTTCCTGGAGCCAGATGACGTAACCCTCCGCAGTGGCTGTGCGCGGCGGACAAGTGGTATCGAAGAAGGCGATCAGACCCTCGCGGATGGCCTGAAGTTGCTCCGGCGGGAGCGTGGCGTAGAGGGGCAGGTACAGCCTGTCCTCGTCCTCAGGGTCTTCCGGGCGGGAGAGGGGTGGATCCAGGGCCCGCAGCCACTGGTTCCGCCCGGCCACCACCGGGCGTTCCCGGGTGAGCCGGTCGAGCAGGGCGATCTGCTCTGAGGACAGCGAGGACTGGCAGACGTAGGGCGAGCGCAAGGCGTCGAAGGTCTCCCGCCGGGGGAAGTCGAACGGGAGCAGGAGGAGGTTCAGCAGGGCGCGGATAGGGGGGCACTCGGCCAGGGCGCGCGCCACCGGCACCAGCACCCCGTACTCCCGCGCCACCGCGGCCACGCAGTTGGCGTAGCGGTCGGGGGAAGGGGCCAGCAGGGCCACCGCCCCAGGATCGGCCCCGTCCAGGAGCAACCGTTTGATGGCGCGCAGGGCCAGGCGCACCTCCGCCTCGCGGGAGGGGGCGGCGATCGCTCGCCACACGGGTGGACCGGCCTCGAGGTTCACGGCCCCGGGATGGGCGTCTGGTTCCAAGAGGAACCGCCGGACATGGCGCAGGGACTGCACTACCCCGGGGGGCTCCAGGACTGGCTCGGAGCTGAGGGTAGCGAACTCCAGCAGGGCCTGGCGGGTGCGGGCCAGGCGGGACAGGGCGCGGCTATCCGAGGGGCGGTCCTCGTCCCAGGTGAGGTAGACGGACACGTCGCCTATGGCCGACGCCAGGTTCCTCAGCAGCCGCAACTGGACCGGGCTGAACTGGTCGAACCCGAGGACCAGAAGAAGGCCGATGTCCCCCGCCAGGCCAGGCTGCTGCTCGACCAGCCCGGCGGCGGTGGCCAGCAGCCCGTCAGCGTCGGTGCAGTGTCGCTGTTGGAGGAAGTCGTCGTAGCGGCGGTAGAGCAGCGCCAGTTGCGCGTCTCGGTGGGAGCCGCTCCGGCGGGCCTGGTCCTCCATCTGTTCGGGGGAGATCTCCTGGGTGCGCATCTCCCGCAGCCACTCCAGGGCGACGCGGGCAAACCCTGGGTAACCGGCGACGGCGGCAAAGGTGGTTAGTTCGCCGCCGGCTTTCATCTGGGCCAGCAACTGGCGGACCAGGGCCAGGGCTGCCTGGCCGCTGATCTCGGTTACTGGGACAGCCGCCCGGTCTACGATCCACTCGGCCAAGCGATAGAACTGCCAGGCGCGCACCCCGGCGTGGTCACCCAGGCGCCGCTGCCACTGGAGGACGGAGTCATCGCCGGGGAGGAGGGCGTGTACCGGCCACAGGGGCCGGTCTCTGCGGGCGGTGCGCACGCGGGAGATGGCGTGGTGCAGGGCAGCATCGAGCGAGGGGGCAGGGAGAAGCGTGCCGGCCATGCCGGGGTTCTAGAACGAGATCGCCTCTGTGTCAAGCGCAAGGAATGGAACGCTGATTACGCTGATGCTACACTGACTCTCGCTGATCTGTTCGCAACCATGCTTTTCGATCAGCGTAGACCAGCGTCCTGTCAGCGTCATGTGCGCTGTACCTACTTCGGTAGGGCAGTGTTAGAATCGGGGCGGGAGAACCGATGAGACTGCACGAATACCAGGCGAAGCGGATACTGTCTCAGCGTGGCATCTCCACGCCTGAGGGTGGGGTAGCCTACACCCCCGGTGAGGCGCACGAGGTGGCGGCCCAACTCCGGGGGCGGGTGGTGGTGAAGGCTCAGGTGCTGGCGCCTGGTCGGGGGAGGGCGGGGGGTATCAGGGTAGCGGAGGGCCCCGAGGCAGCCGAACTGGCGGCTCAGGAGATCATGAGCCTGGCCATTGGGGGCTTGCCCGTCCGGCGGGTGTTGGTAGAGCGCGCCATTGACATCCGCCGGCAGATGTACATGGGCCTGGCGCTGCAGCCCACCGGCGAGGTCCAGTTCACCGTCGCCAGCGAGGCAGCTCCCTTCACCGAGCCCCCGCGCACCATTGCCCTGGACTACGGCATTGGGCTGCTTCCCTTCCAGGTGCGAGAGTTGGCCTTTGCCTTGGGGCTTCCCCAGCGGGCTACGGAGGGGATGGTGCAGATGGGGCTGGCCTTGTGGGATACGCTAATTGCCACCGACGCTCTGTGGGTGGAGCTCAACCCCCTGGCGTTGACCCCAGTGGAGGACCTG
The sequence above is drawn from the Anaerolineae bacterium genome and encodes:
- the sucC gene encoding succinate--CoA ligase subunit beta (catalyzes the interconversion of succinyl-CoA and succinate) codes for the protein MRLHEYQAKRILSQRGISTPEGGVAYTPGEAHEVAAQLRGRVVVKAQVLAPGRGRAGGIRVAEGPEAAELAAQEIMSLAIGGLPVRRVLVERAIDIRRQMYMGLALQPTGEVQFTVASEAAPFTEPPRTIALDYGIGLLPFQVRELAFALGLPQRATEGMVQMGLALWDTLIATDALWVELNPLALTPVEDLVVVDSKITLDDNALYRHPELAELREAEELTPAESEARRYGLYYVGLDGNVGSLVNGAGLAMATSDAIEALGGRSANILDVGGGARAQRVAAGMNILLRDARLRSILVAIFGGITRCDEVAAGILAAIQCSGAPVPIYVRLTGTNEHEGRQMLAGAPVTLVSDLYEGARLAVATAEAA